A genome region from Nocardia sp. NBC_00565 includes the following:
- a CDS encoding acyclic terpene utilization AtuA family protein, whose product MSMLAADPDLIRIGNCSGFYGDRLSAMREMLEGGQLDVLTGDYLAELTMLILGRDRMKDPSLGYAKTFVRQLEDCLGLALERNVQIVTNAGGLNPAGLAQKLREVAADLGLDAKVAHVEGDDLLGRAGELGLGAPLTANAYLGAWGIVECLNAGADIVVTGRVTDASVIVGPAAAHFGWGRTDYDQLAGAVVAGHVIECGTQATGGNFAFFTELADLGRPGFPIAEVRRDGNSVITKHRGTGGAVTVDTVAAQLMYEIQGARYAGPDVTSRLDSIRLSKQGSDRVLISGVTGEAPSPRLKVSLNTLGGFRNEMEFILTGLDIEAKAALAQRQLESWLPVRPAELTWTLARLDRPDAETEEQASALLRCVVRDPDPDKVGRAFSNVAVELALASYPGASFTSLPGNGSPYGVYTPGFVDATEVPHAAVLPQGTRVDIAPASETLELAEVAEPELPQPWSAGETHRAPLGTIALARSGDKGGNANIGVWVRTDEQWRWLAHTLTVERIKELLPETAPLTVTRHVLPNLRAVNFIIEGLLGQGVAYQARFDPQAKGLGEWLRSRHIDIPLELL is encoded by the coding sequence ATGAGTATGCTGGCCGCCGATCCGGATCTGATCCGAATCGGCAACTGCTCCGGCTTCTACGGTGATCGGCTCAGCGCCATGCGCGAGATGCTCGAAGGCGGGCAGCTCGATGTGCTCACCGGGGACTATCTCGCTGAGCTGACCATGTTGATCCTCGGCCGCGACCGGATGAAGGATCCCAGCCTCGGCTACGCGAAGACCTTCGTCCGGCAGCTCGAGGACTGCCTCGGACTGGCGCTGGAACGCAATGTGCAGATCGTCACCAATGCGGGCGGACTCAATCCCGCCGGGCTGGCGCAGAAACTGCGCGAGGTCGCCGCGGACCTGGGGCTGGACGCCAAGGTCGCGCACGTCGAGGGGGACGACTTGCTCGGCCGCGCAGGCGAACTCGGCCTTGGCGCACCACTGACCGCCAATGCCTATCTCGGCGCGTGGGGCATCGTCGAATGCCTGAACGCGGGCGCGGATATCGTGGTCACCGGACGGGTCACCGACGCATCGGTGATCGTCGGCCCGGCCGCCGCGCATTTCGGTTGGGGGCGTACCGATTACGACCAGCTGGCCGGAGCTGTGGTGGCGGGGCACGTCATCGAATGCGGCACCCAGGCCACCGGCGGCAACTTCGCGTTCTTCACGGAGTTGGCCGATCTGGGCCGCCCGGGCTTCCCGATCGCCGAAGTGCGCAGGGACGGCAACAGTGTCATCACCAAGCATCGGGGCACCGGCGGGGCCGTCACGGTGGATACCGTTGCGGCGCAGCTGATGTACGAGATCCAGGGCGCGCGTTATGCGGGGCCGGATGTCACGTCGCGGCTCGACAGCATCCGGTTGAGCAAGCAGGGTTCCGATCGCGTGCTGATCAGTGGTGTGACCGGCGAGGCGCCGTCGCCGCGGCTCAAGGTGTCGCTCAATACGCTCGGCGGCTTCCGCAACGAGATGGAGTTCATTCTCACCGGACTCGATATCGAAGCGAAAGCCGCACTGGCGCAACGACAGCTGGAGTCATGGCTGCCGGTGCGGCCCGCGGAGCTGACCTGGACACTGGCGCGGCTGGATCGGCCGGACGCCGAAACCGAGGAGCAGGCAAGCGCTTTGCTGCGCTGCGTGGTGCGCGATCCGGACCCGGACAAGGTCGGGCGCGCCTTCTCCAATGTCGCGGTCGAGTTGGCGTTGGCGAGTTATCCGGGCGCGAGCTTCACCAGCCTGCCCGGCAATGGTTCGCCGTATGGCGTGTACACCCCGGGATTCGTCGATGCGACCGAGGTGCCGCACGCGGCGGTACTACCGCAGGGCACCCGCGTCGACATCGCGCCCGCGTCGGAAACCCTGGAATTGGCCGAGGTCGCCGAACCGGAACTTCCGCAACCCTGGTCCGCCGGCGAAACTCACCGGGCACCGCTCGGCACGATCGCGCTGGCGCGCAGCGGCGATAAGGGCGGCAACGCCAATATCGGCGTGTGGGTGCGCACCGACGAGCAGTGGCGTTGGCTGGCGCACACGCTCACGGTCGAGCGGATCAAGGAACTGCTGCCGGAGACCGCTCCGCTCACCGTCACTCGGCATGTGCTACCGAATCTGCGTGCCGTGAACTTCATCATCGAAGGTCTGCTCGGACAGGGTGTGGCCTATCAGGCCCGCTTCGATCCGCAGGCCAAGGGGCTCGGCGAATGGCTGCGCTCGCGTCACATCGATATTCCTTTGGAGCTTCTATGA
- the thiS gene encoding sulfur carrier protein ThiS yields MTSISVPIGVTVNGQDHEFAQSLTVRELLDRLGLPSKGVALAVDGAVFPKSRWDEPVGRGWEIEVLTAVQGG; encoded by the coding sequence ATGACCTCGATCTCAGTTCCCATCGGTGTCACCGTGAACGGGCAGGACCACGAGTTCGCCCAATCGCTCACGGTGCGTGAACTTCTCGACCGCCTCGGGCTGCCGTCCAAGGGTGTCGCGCTCGCGGTGGACGGCGCGGTCTTCCCGAAGTCGCGCTGGGATGAGCCGGTCGGGCGCGGCTGGGAGATCGAAGTGCTGACGGCGGTTCAGGGTGGCTGA
- a CDS encoding ABC transporter ATP-binding protein has translation MIELRGLTKHYGQTVAVQDLSFTVRPGQVTGFLGPNGAGKSTTMRMILGLDKPTAGTALIQGKPYHELDHPLRAVGALLDAKWVHPNRSARAHLQWMAASNGIAMSRVDEVLRLVGLSEVAGKNAGGFSLGMSQRLGLAGALLGDPPVLLFDEPVNGLDPEGILWIRRFMQRLAAEGRTVLVSSHLLSEMAQTAEHLVVIGRGQLISDSTTQEFIERASEQSVRVRSPQLEQLRSLLTSNGLTVREDGAGQDGAALVVAGVTSDAVGKLAGANDITLFELAPQRASLEEAFMRMTGGAVQYHGEGFDQVMGGAL, from the coding sequence ATGATCGAGCTGAGAGGCCTGACCAAACATTACGGGCAGACCGTCGCGGTGCAAGATCTCTCCTTCACCGTTCGACCCGGACAGGTGACGGGCTTTCTTGGGCCGAACGGCGCCGGTAAATCCACCACCATGCGGATGATCCTCGGCCTGGACAAGCCCACCGCGGGCACCGCATTGATTCAGGGCAAGCCCTACCACGAGCTGGACCATCCGCTGCGTGCCGTCGGCGCACTGCTGGATGCCAAGTGGGTGCATCCGAACCGCTCGGCGCGCGCGCATCTGCAGTGGATGGCCGCGTCCAACGGCATCGCCATGTCCCGGGTGGACGAGGTGCTGCGGCTGGTCGGCCTGTCCGAGGTAGCGGGCAAGAACGCCGGTGGTTTCTCCCTCGGCATGTCGCAGCGGCTCGGCCTGGCCGGTGCGCTGCTCGGCGATCCGCCGGTGCTGCTGTTCGACGAGCCGGTGAACGGCCTGGACCCGGAGGGCATTCTCTGGATCCGCCGGTTCATGCAGCGGCTCGCGGCCGAGGGGCGCACGGTGCTGGTCTCCAGCCATCTGCTTTCCGAAATGGCTCAGACCGCGGAGCATCTGGTCGTGATCGGCCGCGGTCAGCTGATCTCCGATTCGACCACCCAGGAATTCATCGAGCGCGCCTCGGAACAGTCGGTGCGCGTGCGCAGTCCGCAGCTCGAGCAGTTGCGCAGCCTGCTCACCTCCAATGGCCTGACCGTCCGCGAAGACGGCGCAGGCCAGGATGGCGCGGCACTGGTGGTCGCCGGGGTGACCAGTGACGCGGTCGGCAAACTCGCCGGCGCGAACGACATCACCCTGTTCGAGCTGGCGCCGCAGCGGGCCTCGCTGGAGGAGGCGTTCATGCGGATGACCGGTGGCGCTGTGCAATACCACGGCGAAGGCTTCGATCAGGTGATGGGAGGTGCGCTCTGA
- a CDS encoding NUDIX hydrolase, whose amino-acid sequence MRGDGDGWSRGPDGLRHWGRFGAAGLLLRAPLTGGGSAVLLQHRAPWSHQGGTWALPGGARDSHETPVHAAVREAWEEAGIDPADVRVRGERVTATALSGWTYITVVADAVMALPTSRNRESSALEWVPEDEVDTHPLHPGFAASWPALRAAPARVRLDEVDDANTVAAALPRTVDLADQGFVWLHSDPNGPGTYARIIDLVDTAPADAIAPPANPETLPPDPVLSLTRIQVLS is encoded by the coding sequence ATGCGTGGTGACGGTGACGGTTGGTCCCGCGGCCCGGATGGATTGCGGCATTGGGGCCGCTTCGGCGCCGCCGGACTCCTGCTGCGCGCACCGCTCACGGGCGGCGGTTCAGCGGTGTTGTTGCAGCACCGGGCGCCGTGGAGTCATCAGGGCGGCACCTGGGCGCTGCCCGGCGGCGCCCGCGACAGCCACGAGACTCCGGTGCACGCGGCGGTCCGTGAGGCATGGGAAGAAGCGGGTATCGATCCCGCAGATGTTCGGGTCCGCGGTGAGCGTGTCACCGCCACCGCATTGAGTGGTTGGACGTACATCACCGTCGTGGCCGACGCCGTAATGGCCCTGCCGACGAGTCGCAACCGCGAGAGCAGCGCACTGGAGTGGGTTCCCGAAGACGAGGTGGACACCCATCCGCTGCACCCCGGTTTCGCCGCCTCCTGGCCGGCCCTGCGCGCGGCTCCGGCGCGCGTGCGCCTCGACGAGGTAGACGATGCCAACACAGTCGCAGCCGCATTGCCCCGCACCGTGGACCTAGCCGACCAGGGTTTCGTCTGGCTGCACTCCGACCCCAACGGACCCGGCACCTACGCCCGGATCATCGACCTGGTCGATACGGCCCCAGCAGACGCGATTGCGCCACCCGCGAACCCTGAGACACTTCCCCCCGACCCAGTCCTCTCCCTCACCCGCATCCAAGTCCTCTCCTGA
- a CDS encoding acyl-CoA dehydrogenase family protein, with product MNPWKTSERRELRATVRGFAEREVLPYLDDWERDGEIPRDLHKKAGALGLLGIQFPESAGGSGGDGIDAMIVCEEMHQSGCSGGLFASLFTCGIAVPHIIASGNEDLIERFARPTLAGEKIGSLAITEPGGGSDVGHLTTTARRDGDHYIVNGAKTYITSGVRADYVVTAVRTGGPGSGGISLLVVEKGTPGFTVSRKLDKMGWRASDTAELSYVDVRVPVENLVGPENSGFYQIAGAFVSERVGLAVQAYSQAQRCLDLTLEWVRNRETFGRPLISRQAVQNTVTEMARRIDVARVYTRDVVQRSADGETDLIAEVCFAKNTAVEAGEWVANQAVQLFGGLGYMRESEVERQYRDIRILGIGGGTTEILTGLAAKRLGYQS from the coding sequence ATGAATCCGTGGAAAACCTCCGAGCGGCGCGAATTGCGTGCCACCGTAAGAGGTTTCGCTGAGCGTGAGGTGTTGCCATACCTCGATGACTGGGAACGCGACGGTGAGATCCCACGCGACCTGCACAAGAAGGCCGGTGCGCTCGGACTGCTGGGAATCCAATTCCCGGAATCCGCGGGCGGTTCCGGCGGTGACGGCATCGACGCCATGATCGTCTGCGAGGAAATGCACCAGTCCGGTTGTTCCGGAGGGCTTTTCGCCTCACTGTTCACCTGCGGTATCGCCGTTCCGCACATCATCGCCTCCGGTAACGAAGACCTGATCGAGCGCTTCGCCCGCCCCACGCTGGCCGGGGAGAAGATCGGCTCGCTCGCCATTACCGAGCCCGGCGGCGGTTCCGACGTCGGCCACCTCACCACCACCGCACGCCGCGACGGCGACCACTACATCGTCAACGGCGCCAAGACCTACATCACCTCGGGGGTGCGCGCCGATTACGTTGTCACGGCGGTGCGCACGGGCGGCCCCGGCTCCGGCGGGATTTCGCTGCTGGTGGTGGAGAAGGGCACGCCGGGCTTCACCGTCAGCCGCAAACTCGACAAGATGGGCTGGCGCGCCTCCGATACCGCTGAGCTGTCCTATGTGGATGTCCGTGTGCCGGTGGAGAATCTGGTCGGCCCGGAGAACTCCGGCTTCTACCAGATCGCGGGTGCGTTCGTGAGCGAGCGCGTCGGCCTTGCGGTGCAGGCGTATTCGCAGGCGCAGCGTTGCCTGGACCTGACCCTCGAGTGGGTGCGCAACCGGGAGACCTTCGGCCGCCCGCTGATCAGCCGCCAGGCCGTGCAGAACACGGTGACCGAGATGGCACGCCGCATCGACGTGGCCCGGGTCTACACCCGAGATGTGGTGCAGCGCAGCGCGGACGGCGAAACCGATCTGATCGCCGAGGTGTGCTTCGCCAAGAACACCGCCGTCGAGGCGGGGGAATGGGTGGCCAACCAGGCCGTGCAGCTGTTCGGCGGCCTCGGCTATATGCGCGAATCCGAAGTGGAGCGGCAGTACCGCGATATCCGCATCCTCGGGATCGGCGGCGGCACCACCGAAATACTGACCGGACTGGCGGCGAAACGATTGGGGTACCAATCTTGA
- a CDS encoding adenylate/guanylate cyclase domain-containing protein, with the protein MRRAQFSTLVNAANQRADLIGALRKAREQLPGDPSFGDPLSVSGPGGARAVARAADKLVGDTPSAAREIGFGALQLWQAMLERVGRGRGSEEITVMFTDLVAFSSWSLSVGDEATLELLRGVAKAIEPPIADRSGHVVKRMGDGVMAVFTSADHAVRAAVHAKRNLAEVSVRGYRPQMRIGLHTGSPREIGGDWLGVDVTIAARVMEAGGNGNTMLSEATLQSVAPETLEELGFSVRPYRRSFFAAPLSGVPEDLRIFRLC; encoded by the coding sequence ATGCGTCGCGCGCAATTCTCCACACTGGTGAATGCCGCGAATCAGCGAGCCGATCTGATCGGTGCCCTGCGCAAGGCGCGTGAGCAACTGCCGGGTGATCCGTCTTTCGGTGACCCACTGTCGGTTTCGGGGCCCGGCGGCGCCCGCGCGGTCGCGCGTGCCGCGGATAAGTTGGTCGGCGATACGCCGAGTGCGGCCCGCGAGATCGGCTTCGGCGCACTGCAGCTCTGGCAGGCCATGCTGGAGCGAGTCGGACGCGGTCGAGGTAGCGAAGAGATAACTGTGATGTTCACCGATCTGGTGGCGTTCTCCAGTTGGTCGCTCTCGGTCGGCGATGAGGCGACCTTGGAGCTGTTGCGGGGAGTGGCCAAGGCCATCGAGCCGCCGATCGCCGATCGCAGCGGGCACGTGGTCAAGCGCATGGGCGACGGGGTGATGGCCGTGTTCACCTCGGCCGATCACGCGGTCCGTGCCGCCGTGCACGCCAAGCGCAACCTGGCCGAGGTCAGTGTGCGCGGCTATCGCCCGCAGATGCGGATCGGTCTGCATACGGGTTCGCCCCGCGAGATCGGCGGCGACTGGCTCGGTGTGGACGTCACCATCGCCGCGCGCGTGATGGAGGCGGGCGGCAATGGCAACACCATGCTCTCGGAGGCGACATTGCAGTCGGTGGCGCCGGAAACGCTTGAGGAACTCGGGTTCTCGGTCCGGCCCTACCGACGCAGCTTCTTCGCCGCACCATTGAGCGGAGTGCCGGAGGACCTGCGGATCTTCCGACTGTGTTGA
- a CDS encoding acyl-CoA carboxylase subunit beta: MTTLRTTLDTGSPEYAAAAAAMSTKLTEVEAEFAKAIAGGGPEKLARHRKRGKLTARERIELLIDEDSPFLELCPLAAWGSDFHVGASVVCGIGIVEGVECMIVAPDPTVRGGTSNPWTLRKNLRMNDIVMQNRLPVIGLVESGGADLPTQKEVFVPGGRMFRDLTRASAAGIPTIALVFGNSTAGGAYIPGMSDYTVMIKERSKVFLGGPPLVKMATGEESDDESLGGADMHARVSGLADYLAVDEQDAIRIGRSIIKRLNWQKQGPAPHAEVIEPLYDPDELLGIVPSDLKIPFDPREVIARVVDGSDFDEFKPLYGSSLVTGWAQLHGYPVGILANARGVLFSEESQKATQFIQLANQSNTPLLFLHNTTGYMVGKEFEQKGIIKHGAMMINAVSNSKVPHISLLMGASYGAGHYGMCGRAYDPRFVFAWPSAKSAVMGGAQLAGVISIVGRAAAEARGIAFDEEADAGMRAMVEAQIEAESLPMFMSGRLYDDGVIDPRDTRTVLGMALSAIHSAPVKGADGFGVFRM, encoded by the coding sequence TTGACGACACTACGAACCACGCTCGATACCGGATCGCCGGAGTACGCGGCCGCGGCCGCGGCTATGAGCACCAAGCTCACCGAGGTGGAGGCCGAATTCGCCAAGGCCATCGCGGGCGGCGGACCGGAGAAGCTGGCGCGGCATCGCAAACGCGGCAAGCTGACCGCGCGCGAACGCATCGAACTGCTCATCGACGAGGATTCGCCGTTCCTGGAGCTGTGCCCACTTGCCGCGTGGGGCAGCGACTTCCACGTCGGTGCGAGTGTGGTGTGCGGCATCGGCATCGTGGAGGGCGTCGAATGCATGATCGTCGCGCCGGATCCGACCGTGCGCGGCGGCACCTCGAATCCGTGGACGCTGCGCAAGAACCTGCGCATGAACGACATCGTCATGCAGAATCGGCTGCCGGTGATCGGCCTCGTCGAATCCGGTGGCGCGGATCTGCCGACGCAGAAGGAAGTCTTCGTCCCCGGCGGGCGGATGTTCCGCGATCTCACCAGGGCATCGGCGGCCGGAATCCCCACCATCGCACTGGTTTTCGGCAACTCCACCGCTGGCGGCGCCTACATCCCCGGCATGTCCGATTACACGGTGATGATCAAGGAGCGCTCCAAGGTGTTCCTCGGTGGGCCGCCGCTGGTCAAGATGGCCACCGGTGAGGAGTCCGATGACGAATCGCTCGGCGGCGCGGATATGCATGCGCGCGTCTCTGGTCTTGCCGATTATCTGGCGGTCGACGAACAGGACGCGATCCGCATCGGCCGCTCCATCATCAAGCGGCTGAACTGGCAGAAGCAGGGCCCGGCTCCGCATGCCGAGGTGATCGAGCCGCTGTACGACCCGGACGAGTTGCTCGGCATAGTCCCGTCCGATCTGAAGATTCCGTTCGATCCGCGCGAGGTGATCGCCCGCGTCGTCGACGGGTCCGATTTCGACGAGTTCAAGCCGCTCTACGGCAGCAGTCTGGTCACCGGATGGGCGCAGTTGCACGGCTATCCGGTCGGCATTCTCGCCAATGCGCGCGGCGTGCTGTTCTCGGAGGAGTCGCAGAAGGCGACGCAGTTCATCCAGCTGGCCAACCAGTCGAATACGCCACTGCTGTTCCTGCACAACACCACCGGCTACATGGTCGGCAAGGAGTTCGAGCAGAAGGGCATCATCAAACACGGCGCGATGATGATCAATGCGGTTTCGAATTCGAAGGTGCCGCATATTTCGCTGCTGATGGGCGCGTCCTACGGCGCCGGGCACTACGGCATGTGCGGTCGGGCCTACGACCCGCGGTTCGTCTTCGCCTGGCCCAGTGCGAAATCCGCCGTCATGGGCGGTGCGCAGCTGGCCGGTGTGATCTCGATCGTGGGCCGGGCGGCCGCGGAGGCCAGGGGCATCGCGTTCGACGAGGAGGCCGATGCCGGGATGCGCGCGATGGTGGAGGCACAGATCGAGGCCGAGTCGCTGCCGATGTTCATGTCGGGACGGTTGTACGACGACGGCGTGATCGATCCCCGTGATACCCGCACGGTATTGGGAATGGCCTTGTCGGCCATCCACAGTGCCCCAGTCAAGGGCGCCGATGGCTTCGGCGTCTTCCGGATGTGA
- the thiO gene encoding glycine oxidase ThiO: MRTLAVVGGGAIGLAAAWRAAAAGWAVTVFDPAAGSGASWVAGGMLAPLSEGWPGEDLVLEFGAASLARWPRFAAQLASTTDVSVFVADETLTVALDGADAADLRTVAKWVGERGHELEVLDRAGVRALEPALARTVRAGLRAAAEPAIDNRRLLDALQKACATAGVEMRAETVESMDALPHDQIVLAAGAASARLWPGLQVRPVKGEILRLRHRPGATPPPRRVIRARVHGRPVYLVPRADGIVVGATQYEAGYDTTVTVAGVRDLIADAEAVLPGIGEYELAETSAGSRPGTPDNLPLIGRLTDRIVAATGHGRNGMLAVPLTVDAVLSLLDGALLDDAKAADPQRFSTAHPPSLATSGGVR, translated from the coding sequence ATGCGGACTCTGGCCGTCGTCGGTGGCGGCGCCATCGGACTGGCCGCCGCCTGGCGGGCCGCCGCGGCGGGCTGGGCGGTCACCGTATTCGATCCCGCCGCCGGATCCGGCGCGTCCTGGGTTGCCGGGGGAATGCTCGCACCGCTTTCGGAGGGCTGGCCGGGGGAGGACCTGGTCCTGGAATTCGGCGCTGCCTCACTCGCCCGCTGGCCGCGATTCGCCGCACAGCTCGCCTCGACGACCGATGTGTCCGTCTTCGTAGCCGACGAAACCCTGACCGTCGCGCTGGACGGCGCTGACGCCGCGGACCTGCGCACCGTCGCGAAGTGGGTCGGCGAAAGAGGCCACGAACTCGAGGTGCTCGACCGGGCGGGTGTGCGTGCGCTGGAACCCGCGCTCGCCCGCACCGTGCGCGCCGGTCTGCGCGCCGCCGCCGAACCCGCCATCGACAACCGCCGATTGCTCGACGCACTCCAAAAGGCCTGCGCGACAGCCGGAGTCGAAATGCGCGCCGAAACCGTCGAATCGATGGACGCGCTGCCACACGATCAGATCGTGCTCGCCGCGGGCGCGGCCTCCGCGCGGCTGTGGCCAGGGCTGCAAGTGCGCCCGGTCAAGGGCGAGATCCTGCGCCTGCGTCATCGGCCGGGCGCGACACCGCCGCCACGGCGGGTGATTCGCGCGCGGGTGCACGGCAGGCCCGTCTACCTGGTGCCGCGTGCGGATGGAATCGTCGTCGGCGCAACACAATACGAGGCGGGCTACGACACGACGGTGACCGTCGCCGGCGTCCGTGATCTGATCGCCGACGCCGAGGCGGTGCTGCCGGGTATCGGCGAGTACGAATTGGCCGAGACCAGTGCCGGATCCCGGCCGGGCACCCCCGACAACCTGCCGCTGATCGGGCGCCTCACCGACCGGATCGTGGCGGCCACCGGCCACGGACGCAACGGCATGCTCGCCGTCCCGCTCACGGTCGACGCGGTGCTGAGCCTGCTCGACGGCGCGCTGCTCGATGACGCGAAAGCTGCCGACCCCCAACGTTTTTCGACGGCGCACCCGCCGTCCCTCGCTACATCTGGAGGAGTTCGATGA
- a CDS encoding ABC transporter permease — translation MGVLAAERIKLTSTRSPWWCSAIVVVLALGLAALFAAVARSSSGQENALDLTVAAAVGGISGFGVMVLMIMATLTVTSEYRFGIIRTTFQATPHRAKVITTKAGLVGVYGAVLTIVLAFAAFAIAKAVGGDAATNMKLSGGDAWREIYGIPIYALLSVILAVGIGVLVRQSAAAISLIVLWPLLIESLLGAFGSFGRNVQPFLPFANAGHFYSATESTANWHWGPWGSLLYFAAFVAIVFGAALVVVNQRDA, via the coding sequence ATGGGCGTGCTGGCAGCAGAACGAATCAAGCTCACCTCGACTCGGTCGCCCTGGTGGTGCTCGGCAATCGTGGTGGTGCTCGCGCTCGGTTTGGCCGCGCTCTTCGCGGCGGTGGCCCGCTCTTCCTCCGGCCAGGAGAACGCGCTGGATCTCACCGTCGCCGCGGCGGTCGGCGGGATCAGCGGATTCGGCGTGATGGTCCTGATGATCATGGCGACCCTGACGGTGACCAGCGAATACCGGTTCGGCATCATCCGGACGACGTTCCAGGCGACGCCGCACCGTGCCAAGGTCATCACGACGAAGGCCGGTCTGGTCGGGGTGTACGGCGCGGTGCTCACCATCGTGTTGGCCTTCGCCGCGTTCGCGATCGCCAAGGCGGTCGGTGGCGATGCGGCCACGAATATGAAGCTCTCGGGCGGTGACGCCTGGCGCGAGATCTACGGTATCCCGATCTACGCCCTGCTCAGCGTGATCCTCGCGGTCGGCATCGGTGTGCTGGTCCGGCAGTCGGCGGCGGCGATTTCGCTGATCGTGTTGTGGCCCTTGCTGATCGAGTCGCTGCTCGGCGCGTTCGGCAGCTTCGGGCGCAATGTGCAGCCGTTCCTGCCCTTCGCGAACGCGGGGCACTTCTACAGCGCGACGGAATCCACGGCGAACTGGCACTGGGGACCGTGGGGCAGCCTGCTCTACTTCGCCGCCTTCGTCGCGATCGTCTTCGGCGCCGCACTGGTCGTGGTGAACCAGCGCGACGCCTGA
- a CDS encoding thiazole synthase, with amino-acid sequence MADTSANVGAPENADALEIAGRRFGSRLIMGTGGAENLAVLEEALVASGTELTTVAMRRVDAVGGTGVLDLLKRLEIMPLPNTAGCRTAAEAVLTAQLAAEALDTNWVKLEVIADERTLLPDPIELLTAAEQLVDAGFVVLPYTTDDPILARRLEDAGCAAVMPLGAPIGTGLGIGNPHNIEMIVAAAGVPVILDAGIGTASDAALAMELGCSAVLLATAVTRAQRPALMAAAMRNAVDAGYLARQAGRIPKRFWAQASSPAR; translated from the coding sequence GTGGCTGACACATCGGCAAACGTGGGCGCACCGGAAAACGCCGACGCACTGGAGATCGCGGGCAGGCGCTTCGGCTCCCGCCTCATCATGGGTACCGGCGGCGCGGAGAACCTCGCGGTGCTGGAGGAGGCGCTGGTCGCCTCGGGCACCGAACTCACCACGGTCGCGATGCGCCGCGTCGATGCTGTCGGCGGCACCGGCGTCCTGGACCTGCTCAAGCGTCTCGAGATCATGCCGCTGCCCAATACCGCGGGCTGTCGCACCGCCGCCGAGGCCGTGCTCACCGCGCAGCTGGCCGCCGAGGCGCTGGACACCAACTGGGTCAAGCTCGAGGTGATCGCCGACGAGCGCACCCTGCTCCCGGATCCGATCGAATTGCTCACCGCCGCCGAACAATTGGTCGACGCCGGATTCGTCGTACTGCCCTACACCACCGATGACCCGATCCTGGCCCGCCGACTCGAGGATGCCGGCTGCGCCGCCGTCATGCCGCTCGGCGCCCCGATCGGCACCGGTCTGGGCATCGGAAATCCGCACAATATCGAGATGATCGTGGCCGCCGCGGGCGTCCCGGTCATCCTCGACGCGGGCATCGGCACCGCAAGCGACGCCGCCCTGGCCATGGAACTCGGCTGCTCGGCCGTCCTGCTCGCCACCGCCGTCACCCGCGCCCAGCGCCCCGCCCTGATGGCCGCCGCCATGCGGAACGCGGTCGACGCCGGTTACTTGGCGCGACAAGCCGGCCGCATCCCGAAACGCTTCTGGGCGCAGGCCTCCTCACCGGCTCGCTGA
- the thiE gene encoding thiamine phosphate synthase has product MQPSHQFRSLPPRERLATARLYLCTDARREKGDLAKFAEAALAGGVDIIQLRDKGSPGEAKFGPLEAKAEIGALAELKSVARRRGALVAVNDRADIALAVGADVLHLGQNDLPPWYARRILGPEVVIGRSTSSRAQAGLAAIDEHIDYFCTGPVWATPTKPGRQAAGLDLVRSTADAHPSRPWFAIGGIDAERLPEVLDAGAERVVVVRAITEARDPEAAARDLKAALLHNAQRR; this is encoded by the coding sequence GTGCAACCCTCCCACCAGTTCCGATCCCTACCGCCCCGGGAGCGTTTGGCTACCGCCCGGCTGTATCTCTGCACCGATGCCCGCCGGGAGAAGGGCGACCTGGCGAAGTTCGCCGAGGCGGCGCTCGCGGGGGGCGTCGACATCATTCAGCTCAGGGATAAGGGGTCGCCCGGTGAGGCGAAGTTCGGCCCGCTCGAGGCCAAGGCCGAGATCGGCGCGCTGGCCGAGCTGAAGTCCGTGGCCCGCAGGCGCGGTGCGCTGGTCGCGGTGAACGACCGCGCCGATATCGCGCTCGCGGTCGGCGCGGACGTACTGCACCTCGGTCAGAACGATCTGCCACCCTGGTACGCGCGCCGCATCCTCGGACCGGAGGTGGTGATCGGGCGCTCCACGAGCAGCCGGGCCCAGGCCGGGCTGGCCGCGATCGACGAGCACATCGACTACTTCTGCACCGGCCCGGTGTGGGCGACACCGACCAAGCCCGGACGACAGGCCGCGGGTCTGGATCTGGTGCGCTCCACCGCTGACGCACATCCCAGCCGGCCCTGGTTCGCGATCGGCGGGATCGATGCCGAACGACTACCCGAGGTTTTGGACGCCGGAGCCGAGCGCGTTGTCGTCGTGCGTGCGATTACCGAAGCACGCGATCCGGAGGCCGCCGCCCGGGACCTGAAGGCGGCCCTACTGCACAACGCTCAGCGCCGCTGA